The following are from one region of the Stigmatella ashevillena genome:
- the lpoB gene encoding penicillin-binding protein activator LpoB produces the protein MNSRLILSACLAASLTAACGGPRAYTRGTYEDPNTIEMLSDRFNENDLQLIAKKMAESLANTPRFAQATAQAPLPIVLVGKLKNSTSEHVDMRSLADKIQTALSQTGRFALVDQGARLDIAEEYEYQQSGYVDPNAAKGPGQQVSVDFIMTGDLASIIQEVGNDKLVYYKMTAKLNNVRTGLIEWTDEKQIRKKFEKRSVGW, from the coding sequence ATGAACAGCCGTCTCATCCTCTCTGCTTGCCTTGCCGCCTCGCTCACCGCCGCCTGCGGGGGGCCGCGCGCCTACACCCGCGGGACCTACGAGGATCCCAACACCATCGAGATGCTGTCGGATCGCTTCAACGAGAATGATCTGCAGCTCATCGCGAAGAAGATGGCGGAATCGCTGGCCAACACGCCGCGCTTCGCCCAGGCCACGGCCCAGGCGCCGCTGCCCATCGTGCTGGTGGGCAAGCTGAAGAACAGCACCTCCGAGCACGTGGACATGCGCTCGCTGGCCGACAAGATCCAGACGGCGCTGTCGCAGACGGGCCGCTTCGCCCTGGTGGATCAGGGGGCGCGCCTGGACATCGCTGAGGAGTATGAGTACCAGCAGTCCGGCTACGTGGACCCGAACGCGGCCAAGGGGCCCGGGCAGCAGGTGTCCGTGGACTTCATCATGACGGGGGATCTGGCCTCCATCATCCAGGAAGTCGGCAACGACAAGCTCGTCTATTACAAGATGACGGCGAAGCTGAACAACGTGCGCACCGGCCTCATCGAGTGGACGGACGAGAAGCAGATCCGCAAGAAGTTCGAGAAGCGGTCCGTGGGCTGGTAA
- a CDS encoding mechanosensitive ion channel family protein, with protein MFRAFLAVCWVLLVSLPAWALNAGLGAPPPTVDRQTPQSTVKGFLAEAHAGNYAVAAHYLDLDFLPRDKQPETGAQLARRLKFVLDRKLPVDLSTLSSEPEGDPAEARFDQIGTISLEGAEVSIRVQRVLGNGGTPVWVFSESTVKEVDRLFSAYGPVLTEVLPDFFFKRTVLGLEAWQWLGLLLVLGGGWALSLLLERLSLAFTMRLARWTKFSWDDALVDAGRGPLRLPYYAVLVALGTSVLLLPRPVQTLFARLSYSLTIVAVAWFILRFLKVSSLYVQQRVASKNPNDADRIRGLSTQLAVLRHVLEVATYVIAAALLLMQFEVVRNVGVSLLASAGLAGLVIGLAAQKSISTLLAGIQLSVTQPIRMGDKVVVEGEFGTVEEISLTYVVVRIWDNRRLVIPIAQFLDKPFQNWSRSHSEMLGEVILQVDYFADIDVLRAELKRILENEGRQLWDGKVQSVVVLNVLDKTLSVRALVSADSNNLFDLRCLVRERLVVFLRGRPGWLPTVRSETRPVTPAGEPSPSALAPAPRA; from the coding sequence ATGTTCCGAGCCTTTCTGGCCGTCTGCTGGGTGCTTCTCGTCAGTCTTCCCGCCTGGGCCCTCAATGCGGGTCTGGGAGCACCTCCACCCACCGTGGATCGGCAAACCCCCCAATCCACCGTGAAAGGGTTCCTGGCGGAGGCGCATGCGGGCAACTACGCGGTGGCGGCGCACTACCTGGACCTGGACTTCCTGCCCCGCGACAAGCAACCCGAAACAGGGGCTCAACTGGCCCGCCGGTTGAAATTCGTCCTGGACCGCAAGCTGCCCGTGGATCTCTCCACGCTCAGCAGTGAGCCCGAGGGGGACCCGGCGGAGGCACGCTTTGATCAAATCGGCACCATCTCCTTAGAAGGGGCCGAGGTGTCCATCCGCGTTCAGCGGGTCCTGGGCAATGGTGGTACGCCGGTGTGGGTCTTCAGTGAATCCACGGTGAAGGAGGTGGACCGGCTCTTCAGCGCGTACGGCCCGGTGTTGACGGAGGTATTGCCGGACTTCTTCTTCAAGCGCACGGTGCTGGGGTTGGAAGCCTGGCAGTGGTTGGGGCTGCTGTTGGTGCTCGGGGGGGGCTGGGCGCTGTCGCTGCTGCTGGAGCGGTTGTCGCTCGCCTTCACGATGCGGCTGGCGCGGTGGACGAAGTTCTCCTGGGACGATGCGCTGGTGGACGCGGGGCGAGGACCGTTGCGCCTGCCCTACTACGCGGTGCTGGTGGCGCTGGGGACCTCCGTGTTGCTGCTGCCCCGGCCGGTCCAGACCCTCTTCGCGCGGCTGAGCTACTCGCTCACGATTGTCGCGGTGGCCTGGTTCATCCTGCGCTTCCTGAAGGTGTCTTCCCTCTATGTGCAGCAGCGGGTGGCGAGCAAGAACCCGAACGATGCGGATCGCATCCGGGGCCTGAGCACGCAACTGGCGGTGCTCAGGCACGTGCTGGAGGTGGCCACCTATGTCATCGCCGCGGCGCTGCTGCTCATGCAGTTCGAGGTGGTCCGCAACGTGGGGGTGTCGCTGCTGGCCTCCGCGGGACTCGCCGGTTTGGTCATCGGTCTGGCGGCCCAGAAGTCCATCTCCACGCTGCTGGCCGGCATCCAGCTGTCCGTCACCCAGCCCATCCGCATGGGGGACAAGGTGGTGGTGGAGGGCGAGTTCGGCACGGTGGAGGAGATTTCGCTCACCTATGTGGTGGTGCGCATCTGGGACAACCGCCGGCTGGTCATCCCCATCGCGCAGTTCCTGGACAAGCCCTTCCAGAACTGGAGCCGCTCTCACTCGGAGATGCTCGGCGAAGTCATCCTCCAGGTGGACTACTTCGCCGACATCGATGTGCTGCGCGCGGAGCTCAAGCGCATTCTGGAGAATGAAGGGCGCCAGCTGTGGGATGGGAAGGTCCAGTCCGTCGTCGTCCTCAATGTTCTGGACAAGACACTGTCCGTGCGGGCGCTGGTGAGTGCCGATTCGAACAACCTGTTCGACCTGAGGTGCTTGGTGCGCGAGCGGCTCGTGGTGTTCCTGCGAGGCCGCCCTGGGTGGCTGCCCACGGTGCGCAGCGAGACCCGGCCGGTGACCCCTGCCGGGGAGCCGAGCCCTTCGGCGCTGGCTCCGGCTCCCAGGGCGTGA
- a CDS encoding response regulator: MQEKRKILLIDDSEITLAMEKAVLEARGYEVIATSTLMEFEKTLRTWRPDLILTDIHMPEAKGTDICRTLKNEYGTQDIPIILFSSLPDDELAKLAEQVGADGSLSKVNGLEAMGERVDELVQSILW; encoded by the coding sequence GTGCAAGAGAAGCGAAAGATCCTCCTCATCGACGACAGCGAGATCACCCTCGCCATGGAGAAGGCCGTGCTGGAAGCGCGCGGCTACGAGGTCATCGCCACTTCGACGCTCATGGAGTTCGAGAAGACGCTTCGGACCTGGCGGCCGGACCTCATCCTCACCGACATCCACATGCCCGAGGCCAAGGGCACCGACATCTGCCGCACCCTGAAGAACGAGTACGGCACGCAGGACATCCCCATCATCCTCTTCTCCAGCCTCCCGGACGACGAGCTGGCCAAGCTGGCCGAGCAGGTGGGCGCCGATGGGTCTCTCTCCAAGGTGAACGGACTGGAGGCCATGGGCGAGCGCGTCGACGAGCTGGTGCAGAGCATTCTCTGGTGA
- a CDS encoding multiheme c-type cytochrome encodes MRLVALLAVLASGLAGCKRSQEPRPEQAPSPASGAILLLSADTRGYLGPCGCSENMRGGIARAAWQVHEARKSALPLLYIDGGDSLFGHPTLTPSEVPQEELKAKTLAEAMKRMGLSVRATGELDDVRGVAFRQGLGLPELPLGGMKLLPAGSRQVGVVAVREASQLVHASAQARAAGADFVVALFHGTVEAAQAAVATPGVEADLVLATHTDTEFSGEENKLVRAAIPVVGLQNKGRSLLRVDLSFGTQKSRLSLQKSQEDTDREAALLDQRMALLNKEINRPDVAPARKQLQQGKLAELVARKQQLLTAPVATSDATAGFTLRFLPLEATLPDQPEVKALVTAYDRDVGELNLAWAKEHGQDCPPPKKGEAAFVGNASCQGCHEEAFPVWEKSKHHHAWKTLVDVGKQFHLNCVSCHVTGYEQPGGVCRLDKVTDREDVGCESCHGPGSLHAEDPTPQNVIAQPGRDLCVTCHNPENSPHFDFATYLPQILGPGHGKPTKAPP; translated from the coding sequence ATGCGGCTCGTCGCGCTCCTGGCCGTGCTGGCCTCCGGGCTCGCGGGGTGCAAACGCAGCCAGGAGCCGCGCCCCGAGCAGGCCCCCTCGCCTGCTTCCGGAGCCATCCTGCTCCTCTCCGCCGACACGCGCGGGTACCTGGGCCCCTGTGGGTGCAGCGAAAACATGCGCGGAGGCATTGCCCGCGCCGCCTGGCAGGTACACGAGGCCCGCAAGAGCGCCCTGCCCCTCCTTTATATCGACGGAGGCGACAGCCTCTTTGGCCACCCCACACTCACCCCCTCCGAGGTGCCCCAGGAGGAGCTCAAGGCGAAGACGCTCGCGGAGGCTATGAAGCGCATGGGCCTTTCGGTGCGCGCCACCGGAGAGCTGGACGATGTCCGGGGCGTGGCCTTCCGCCAGGGCCTCGGCCTGCCGGAGCTGCCCCTCGGAGGGATGAAGCTCCTGCCCGCAGGCTCCCGGCAGGTCGGCGTGGTGGCGGTCCGGGAGGCCTCCCAACTGGTCCACGCCAGCGCCCAGGCCCGCGCGGCCGGCGCGGACTTCGTGGTGGCACTCTTCCACGGCACGGTGGAGGCGGCCCAGGCGGCGGTGGCCACGCCCGGCGTGGAGGCGGACCTCGTGCTGGCCACCCACACCGACACCGAGTTCAGCGGCGAGGAGAACAAGCTGGTGCGCGCCGCGATCCCCGTGGTGGGCCTCCAAAACAAGGGCCGGTCACTGCTCCGGGTGGACCTCTCCTTCGGCACCCAGAAGAGCCGGTTGAGCCTCCAGAAGTCGCAAGAGGACACGGACCGCGAGGCCGCCCTGCTGGACCAACGCATGGCCCTGCTCAACAAGGAGATCAACCGTCCGGATGTCGCTCCGGCCCGCAAGCAGCTCCAGCAGGGCAAGCTGGCGGAGCTGGTGGCGCGCAAGCAGCAGTTGCTGACCGCCCCGGTGGCCACCTCCGACGCCACGGCCGGCTTCACCCTGCGCTTCCTGCCCCTGGAGGCCACCCTTCCCGACCAGCCCGAGGTGAAGGCCCTGGTGACGGCGTATGACCGGGATGTGGGCGAGCTGAACCTGGCCTGGGCGAAAGAGCACGGCCAGGACTGTCCTCCTCCGAAGAAGGGGGAGGCCGCCTTCGTGGGCAACGCCTCCTGCCAGGGGTGTCATGAGGAGGCCTTCCCTGTCTGGGAGAAGTCCAAGCACCACCACGCCTGGAAGACCCTCGTGGATGTCGGCAAGCAGTTCCACCTCAATTGCGTGAGCTGCCATGTCACCGGCTACGAGCAACCCGGCGGCGTGTGCCGGTTGGACAAGGTGACCGACCGCGAGGATGTCGGCTGCGAGAGCTGCCACGGCCCGGGCTCCCTCCACGCGGAAGACCCCACGCCCCAGAACGTCATCGCCCAGCCCGGACGCGACCTCTGCGTCACCTGCCACAACCCGGAGAACTCTCCGCACTTCGACTTCGCCACATACCTGCCGCAGATCCTGGGCCCGGGCCATGGGAAGCCGACGAAGGCCCCACCGTAG
- a CDS encoding LysM peptidoglycan-binding domain-containing protein — MPSLCLLLVTLASVPTSPEALPMPPPPTGTQLIAAEDDKQAMGTLEAPGEAEEPEEASDEVESESAELEELRAMEGAALDPAARPNAEVFQSLRRLGLANPLRQRMLDALEETTFREDDALEEIPLITNLDSFDVGQIRDRYDIPVEMQPLVAQYIQFFRGPGRKWFRKWVSRSTRYLPVMQPILEAEGLPRDTVYLAMIESGFSAHAYSWAHAAGPWQFISSTGKQYGLRQDFWVDERRDPIKATHAAAAYLRQLHRELGHWYLAWAGYNTGGGRVRRLMDRHGTSDFWTLSEGRGFAQETKHYVPKLIAAALIAKHPSAFGFQEQEFEYEPPLAYDEVPLVDATDLDAIARAAGVAVKDVYDLNPELKRWCTPPASEKKPYTLRLPQGTAVKFAENFKALSPNERLTFRIHKIRRGDTLSQIARAYGSAPEAILQFNRLKNARALRVNGELAIPVPGGRGSEAALERKVVQARRSGLTALRPEEEIPAGTPSAPVATGPIKTEVINGRTRVTYGVQSGDNLWAIAQRFHVTVEELRAWNDLSRRKRGLKVGTVIHVFPGTPPAQVQERAGTVVATTHAVSPPQASRASVHTLAAGETLWSVAQRYGVTVDDIKRWNNIKDHRAVPAGKQLQVAAP; from the coding sequence ATGCCGTCTCTCTGCCTGCTGCTGGTCACCCTCGCCTCGGTCCCTACCTCGCCCGAGGCGTTGCCGATGCCGCCTCCCCCCACCGGGACGCAGCTCATCGCCGCCGAGGACGACAAGCAGGCCATGGGTACCCTCGAGGCCCCCGGGGAGGCCGAGGAGCCCGAGGAAGCCAGCGACGAGGTGGAGTCCGAGTCCGCCGAGCTCGAGGAGCTCCGCGCGATGGAAGGCGCCGCGTTGGATCCCGCCGCTCGCCCCAACGCGGAGGTGTTCCAGTCGCTGCGCCGCCTGGGCCTGGCCAACCCGCTGCGCCAGCGGATGCTCGACGCCCTGGAGGAGACCACCTTCCGCGAGGACGATGCCCTGGAGGAGATTCCCCTCATCACGAACCTGGACAGCTTCGACGTGGGGCAGATCCGCGACCGGTACGACATCCCCGTGGAGATGCAGCCCCTGGTGGCCCAGTACATCCAGTTCTTCCGGGGCCCGGGCCGCAAGTGGTTCCGCAAGTGGGTGTCCCGCTCCACGCGCTACCTGCCGGTGATGCAGCCCATCCTGGAGGCCGAAGGGCTGCCGCGCGACACGGTGTACCTGGCGATGATCGAAAGCGGCTTCTCCGCACACGCCTACTCGTGGGCGCACGCCGCCGGGCCCTGGCAGTTCATCTCCAGCACGGGCAAGCAGTACGGCCTGCGCCAGGACTTCTGGGTGGATGAGCGAAGGGATCCCATCAAGGCCACCCACGCCGCCGCGGCGTACCTCCGGCAGCTGCACCGTGAGCTGGGCCACTGGTACCTGGCCTGGGCGGGCTACAACACCGGGGGCGGGCGGGTGCGCCGGCTGATGGATCGCCATGGCACCTCGGACTTCTGGACGCTGTCCGAGGGCCGAGGCTTCGCCCAGGAGACGAAGCACTACGTCCCCAAGCTCATCGCCGCGGCGCTCATTGCCAAGCACCCCAGCGCCTTCGGCTTCCAGGAGCAGGAGTTCGAGTACGAGCCGCCCCTGGCCTACGACGAGGTGCCGCTGGTGGATGCCACGGACCTGGATGCCATCGCCCGCGCGGCGGGGGTGGCCGTCAAGGACGTGTATGATCTCAACCCCGAGCTGAAGCGCTGGTGCACCCCGCCGGCCAGCGAGAAGAAGCCCTACACGCTGCGGCTGCCCCAGGGCACCGCGGTGAAGTTCGCCGAGAACTTCAAGGCGCTCTCCCCGAACGAGCGGCTCACCTTCCGCATCCATAAGATCCGGCGCGGCGACACGCTCTCACAGATTGCCCGGGCCTACGGCAGCGCACCGGAGGCCATCCTCCAGTTCAACCGCCTCAAGAACGCCCGGGCCCTGCGCGTCAACGGCGAGTTGGCCATCCCCGTGCCCGGCGGGCGCGGCAGCGAGGCCGCCCTGGAGCGCAAGGTGGTGCAGGCGCGCCGCAGCGGCCTGACGGCCCTGCGCCCCGAAGAGGAGATCCCCGCGGGCACCCCGAGCGCCCCCGTGGCCACTGGCCCCATCAAGACGGAGGTCATCAACGGCCGCACCCGCGTCACCTATGGCGTGCAGTCGGGCGACAATCTGTGGGCCATCGCCCAGCGCTTCCACGTCACCGTGGAGGAGCTGCGCGCCTGGAACGATCTGTCCCGGCGCAAGCGCGGGCTGAAGGTGGGCACCGTCATCCACGTGTTTCCCGGCACCCCGCCCGCCCAGGTCCAGGAGCGCGCGGGCACGGTGGTGGCCACCACCCACGCCGTGTCCCCGCCCCAGGCGTCCCGCGCCTCCGTGCACACCCTGGCGGCCGGCGAGACGCTCTGGTCCGTCGCCCAGCGCTACGGCGTCACCGTGGACGACATCAAGCGGTGGAACAACATCAAGGACCACCGCGCCGTCCCCGCCGGCAAGCAGCTCCAGGTGGCCGCCCCCTGA
- a CDS encoding ATP-binding protein gives MTTKTRKSSKADPLSDLPRWAQKLAQKYYTKTVCSFLLYGAVRDLQPLTQADGSRGFGTLKTFLSEELFGGRDHVIFYDRSSGIRAAAPETQKDLQRAMAGYDALYGTDYAKSLPRDPGRALQILENFLRLRLGEGKSMALIIDFAETLVPGGEMSHLSSEDRFVVATLDKWAHDPQFLANDISVVLLAENLSDISPRIARNPYVAPIELPLPLEEERLDYVRSKLEGKRLQSISDVPLAALAKMTAGLSRINLDRVLTEALEREVRITPELLKEKKKELIQAECHGLLEFIEPAHTLDAVAGHAKAKDMLRAAANALKKGRNEVMPMGYLISGPVGTGKTFLVSCFAGEIGIPVVKFLNFRSQWQGVTEANLERIFTLLKALWPVAVMVDEADTFLGNRDSGGDSGTSSRVFGSIASFMGNTQYRGKIVWFLMTARPDLLPIDLKRQGRAEEHLALFYPSTDAERDELFQVMQKKTGVSVDVPSFSALLPAHASQFSGADIEAVMVRAKFRALTAGREQVTQEDLTAVVADFVPPSYPLEIELQNLVAVQECTSRELLPEPFRQMDRDLVTRRVRELKMLLEEQ, from the coding sequence GTGACGACCAAGACACGCAAGAGCAGCAAGGCGGATCCCCTGTCGGATCTGCCGCGCTGGGCCCAGAAGCTTGCCCAGAAGTACTACACGAAGACGGTCTGCTCCTTTCTGCTCTACGGGGCGGTGAGGGACTTGCAACCGCTCACCCAGGCCGATGGCAGCAGGGGGTTTGGCACCCTCAAGACGTTCCTGTCCGAGGAGCTGTTCGGCGGGAGAGATCACGTCATCTTCTATGATCGCTCCTCGGGCATCCGCGCCGCCGCTCCGGAGACGCAGAAGGACCTGCAGCGGGCGATGGCGGGCTACGACGCGCTCTACGGCACGGACTACGCCAAGTCGCTGCCGAGGGACCCAGGCCGGGCGCTGCAGATTCTCGAGAACTTCCTGCGGCTGCGCCTGGGCGAGGGCAAGTCCATGGCGCTCATCATCGACTTCGCGGAGACGTTGGTGCCCGGCGGAGAGATGAGCCACCTGTCCTCGGAGGACCGGTTCGTGGTGGCCACGCTGGACAAGTGGGCGCACGATCCGCAGTTCCTGGCGAACGACATCTCCGTGGTGCTGCTGGCGGAGAACCTGTCGGACATCTCGCCGCGAATCGCCCGCAACCCGTACGTGGCACCCATCGAGCTGCCGCTGCCCTTGGAAGAGGAGCGGCTGGACTACGTGCGCTCCAAGCTGGAGGGCAAGCGGCTCCAGTCCATCTCGGATGTGCCGCTGGCGGCGCTGGCGAAGATGACGGCGGGCCTGTCGCGCATCAACCTGGACCGGGTGCTCACCGAGGCGCTCGAGCGCGAGGTGCGCATCACCCCGGAGCTGCTCAAGGAGAAGAAGAAGGAGCTCATCCAGGCGGAGTGCCATGGGCTCCTGGAGTTCATCGAGCCGGCGCACACGCTGGATGCGGTGGCGGGGCACGCCAAGGCGAAGGACATGCTGCGGGCGGCGGCCAACGCGTTGAAGAAGGGCCGCAACGAGGTGATGCCGATGGGCTACCTCATCAGCGGCCCGGTGGGCACCGGCAAGACGTTCCTGGTGTCCTGCTTCGCCGGAGAGATTGGCATCCCCGTGGTGAAGTTCCTCAACTTCCGCAGCCAGTGGCAGGGCGTGACGGAGGCGAACCTGGAGCGCATCTTCACCCTGCTCAAGGCGCTGTGGCCGGTGGCGGTGATGGTGGATGAGGCGGACACCTTCCTGGGCAACCGCGACTCCGGAGGGGACTCGGGCACGAGCAGCCGCGTGTTCGGCTCCATCGCGTCCTTCATGGGCAACACGCAGTACCGCGGCAAGATTGTCTGGTTCCTGATGACGGCCCGGCCGGACCTGCTGCCCATCGACTTGAAGCGGCAGGGGCGCGCCGAGGAGCACCTGGCGCTCTTCTATCCGTCCACGGACGCCGAGCGCGACGAGCTGTTCCAGGTGATGCAGAAGAAGACGGGCGTCAGCGTGGACGTGCCGTCCTTCTCGGCGCTGCTGCCGGCGCACGCGAGCCAGTTCAGTGGCGCGGACATCGAAGCGGTGATGGTGCGGGCGAAGTTCCGCGCGCTGACGGCGGGCCGGGAGCAGGTGACGCAGGAGGATCTGACGGCGGTGGTGGCGGACTTCGTGCCGCCCAGCTACCCGCTGGAGATCGAACTCCAGAACCTGGTGGCGGTGCAGGAGTGCACCAGCCGGGAGCTGCTGCCCGAGCCGTTCCGCCAGATGGACCGCGACCTCGTCACCCGGCGGGTGCGCGAGTTGAAGATGCTGCTCGAGGAGCAGTGA
- a CDS encoding protein kinase domain-containing protein: MTTSQPKRQPIPFGKYLLLDRINIGGMAEVWRGKQFGASGFERLVAIKRILPNIAEDDEFISMFIDEAKISVQLTHANIGQIFELGQITSSYFIAMEYIPGKDMRAIFDRCRKKGEPAPIPLVAYCVSKMCEGLDYAHRKKDGMGRDMNIVHRDISPQNILVSYEGEVKVIDFGIAKAAGKATKTQAGILKGKFGYMSPEQIRGLPLDRRSDVFAIGVCLYEMLTGERLFVGESDFSVLEKVRKAEVAPPSTYNRRIPENLEKIVLKALARDVDERYQYASELGDDLQRFLITSETIFGRKDLMQYMKSTFAEEVEREKQRLTDYSTIKPPEGMLAAIEAGFTGAAPAAPVVAPPAPSAPPSLAPMEPHKPSSPPSNPNLTMAGGIRRTSSLTALPKLTAAAAVPAPKDDEGAATMLVTPGEYFDDAEEPTTLPGAVGRAITPLETPAAQPLGDGEEPSTGKTAVIGPPPAAHQPAMPRAPSLSQVPVLSSPPSVQVRASMIGMPMVAANHEPPPSGRAARGSDGLPRIVRSDPPAGGPPMLGSAQHAPRPAPAPVLPPEPKSAEHSTDLNTMGFGRKGLVLGVGGGVLAVLILALVLLLPSKPALGFIMVELPAAVRATAQVSLNAEAVSSTSGDILQQMPAGPVVVMVSAAGYKPFTQTVTVTEGTQVTRVAAVLEPLVRKGLLALNTQPHDAEVKVDGKVVREQGGSEFAIEVPFNGDMVIEVSAPGYQSSKKPYPPPEGNEPLRVAVKLTPVTMNVRVESEPSGATIVAAGKVMGITPTELKLAPTIRNVTLRMKCFQETEVPVVGPASGESQAVAKGSLKKQPGCR, from the coding sequence GTGACGACAAGCCAACCCAAGCGCCAGCCCATCCCATTTGGGAAGTACCTTCTTCTTGACCGCATCAACATCGGCGGCATGGCGGAGGTGTGGCGTGGCAAGCAATTTGGAGCGAGTGGCTTCGAACGGCTCGTGGCCATCAAGCGCATCCTCCCGAACATCGCCGAGGACGACGAGTTCATCTCGATGTTCATCGATGAGGCGAAGATCAGCGTCCAGCTGACGCACGCCAACATCGGGCAGATCTTCGAGCTGGGGCAGATCACCAGCAGCTACTTCATCGCGATGGAGTACATCCCCGGCAAGGACATGCGGGCCATCTTCGACCGCTGCCGCAAAAAGGGAGAGCCCGCGCCGATTCCGCTGGTGGCCTACTGCGTGTCGAAGATGTGCGAGGGCCTGGACTACGCCCACCGGAAGAAGGACGGGATGGGGCGGGACATGAACATCGTCCACCGCGACATCTCGCCGCAGAACATCCTCGTGTCCTACGAGGGTGAGGTGAAGGTCATCGACTTCGGCATCGCCAAGGCCGCGGGCAAGGCGACGAAGACGCAGGCGGGTATCCTCAAGGGCAAGTTTGGCTACATGAGCCCGGAGCAGATCCGCGGCCTGCCCTTGGACCGCCGCTCGGACGTGTTCGCCATTGGCGTGTGTCTGTACGAGATGCTCACCGGCGAGCGCCTGTTCGTGGGCGAGAGCGACTTCTCGGTGCTGGAGAAGGTCCGCAAGGCGGAGGTGGCGCCTCCGTCCACGTACAACCGCCGCATCCCCGAGAACCTGGAGAAGATCGTCCTCAAGGCCCTCGCCCGGGACGTGGACGAGCGCTACCAGTACGCCAGCGAGCTGGGCGACGACCTGCAGCGCTTCCTCATCACCAGTGAGACCATCTTCGGCCGCAAGGACCTCATGCAGTACATGAAGTCCACCTTCGCCGAAGAGGTGGAGCGCGAGAAGCAGCGGCTCACGGACTACTCCACCATCAAGCCTCCCGAGGGCATGCTCGCGGCCATCGAGGCGGGCTTCACCGGGGCTGCGCCCGCGGCCCCCGTGGTGGCGCCTCCGGCCCCCTCCGCGCCGCCGAGCCTGGCGCCGATGGAGCCCCACAAGCCTTCCTCCCCTCCGTCGAATCCGAACCTCACGATGGCGGGGGGCATCCGCCGGACCTCCTCCCTCACCGCGCTGCCCAAGCTGACGGCGGCCGCGGCCGTTCCTGCCCCCAAGGACGACGAGGGCGCGGCGACGATGTTGGTGACGCCGGGCGAGTACTTCGACGACGCCGAGGAGCCCACCACGCTGCCGGGCGCCGTGGGCCGCGCCATCACCCCGCTGGAGACGCCCGCGGCCCAGCCGCTGGGCGATGGCGAGGAGCCCAGCACCGGCAAGACGGCCGTCATCGGGCCTCCTCCCGCCGCGCACCAGCCGGCGATGCCGCGCGCGCCGTCCCTGTCGCAGGTCCCGGTGCTGTCGTCTCCGCCCAGCGTTCAGGTGCGCGCGTCCATGATTGGCATGCCCATGGTGGCGGCGAACCATGAGCCCCCTCCGTCCGGGCGCGCGGCCCGAGGCTCGGATGGGCTGCCGCGCATCGTCCGTTCGGATCCCCCGGCCGGGGGACCTCCCATGCTGGGCTCGGCGCAGCATGCGCCGCGGCCCGCTCCAGCGCCCGTTCTGCCCCCCGAGCCCAAGTCGGCCGAGCACTCCACCGACCTCAACACCATGGGGTTTGGCCGCAAGGGGTTGGTGCTGGGTGTGGGGGGCGGGGTGCTCGCCGTCCTCATCCTGGCGCTCGTGCTGTTGCTGCCGTCCAAGCCTGCCCTGGGCTTCATCATGGTGGAGCTGCCGGCGGCGGTGCGCGCCACGGCCCAGGTGTCCCTCAACGCCGAGGCCGTGTCTTCCACCTCGGGCGACATCCTCCAGCAGATGCCCGCGGGTCCCGTCGTGGTGATGGTCAGCGCCGCGGGCTACAAGCCCTTCACCCAGACGGTGACGGTCACCGAGGGCACGCAGGTCACCCGCGTGGCGGCCGTGCTCGAGCCCCTGGTGCGCAAAGGACTGCTGGCGCTCAACACCCAGCCGCATGACGCGGAGGTGAAGGTGGACGGCAAGGTTGTCCGCGAGCAGGGCGGCAGCGAGTTCGCCATCGAGGTGCCCTTCAACGGCGACATGGTCATCGAGGTGAGTGCTCCGGGCTACCAGTCCTCGAAGAAACCCTACCCCCCGCCCGAAGGGAATGAGCCCTTGAGGGTGGCCGTGAAGCTGACCCCCGTCACGATGAATGTCCGGGTGGAGTCCGAGCCCTCGGGGGCCACCATCGTGGCGGCTGGCAAGGTGATGGGAATCACGCCGACGGAGCTCAAGCTGGCGCCGACCATCCGGAACGTGACGCTGCGCATGAAGTGCTTCCAGGAGACCGAGGTGCCCGTGGTGGGGCCCGCTTCTGGCGAGTCCCAGGCGGTGGCGAAGGGGTCCTTGAAGAAGCAGCCCGGTTGCAGGTAG